GTGAaaagaaagtatggaccgctttgctattgaaaaagaggctgctcgagcccaattgtcatcagTCGAAAGTCACCTTccaggcatgaaggagaagagctcagctcaggcaaagaaaatagaggagctcgaggctcggttggcttccgaacgtgcaaaggccaaatctgaagccgaaaaggcaatggccgaggtagaggcgatcgtggccgtctaccgggACAATGCTAAAGTagctcaagtccaagcgagagaggtagttgagaccgctcaaactcgagcacattggattgctgaactcgccaaattccAATCTCGGagagaaaccctcgaggagatccatgctcaaggtttcgatcttaccgacgagATAATAAAAGCTAAAGAGCATGAAGCTGATGCTAGAGTGCTGGCCTttttcgatgatgatgatgatgatggcagcaagagcgggtccgagaatggggaggacctcgatggagaagaagctgcccctgaggaa
This region of Nicotiana tomentosiformis chromosome 4, ASM39032v3, whole genome shotgun sequence genomic DNA includes:
- the LOC138909881 gene encoding uncharacterized protein, with the protein product MDRFAIEKEAARAQLSSVESHLPGMKEKSSAQAKKIEELEARLASERAKAKSEAEKAMAEVEAIVAVYRDNAKVAQVQAREVVETAQTRAHWIAELAKFQSRRETLEEIHAQGFDLTDEIIKAKEHEADARVLAFFDDDDDDGSKSGSENGEDLDGEEAAPEEN